TGTTCAATACCCGGAAGTTCAGGGAAGTGAGGTCGGAGGCAAACACCAACTGGCCGGCCAGCGGCGATTCGGGGAGTACCACTATCTCGGTCAGGTACTTCTGCAGTTTATACTCCTCGGCCAGTTGCTGGTCTTCGCGGTTCGGTAACATGCGCTGCCCGATGGTCATCATGTACACCACCCCCACCAGGAAAATAACGAACCCGATACCGGAGATCTCAAACAGGCCAATGGGAGGCAGACCGGTTTTGGCGATGTACCCGCTCACAGCCACGTTGGTGGAGGTGCCGATCAGCGTGCAGGTGCCGCCAAGTATGGCGGCGTAAGCCAGCGGCATCAGCAGCTTGGAGGCGCTGATGTTAATGCGCTTGCTAAGCCCCACGAGCGGTGTCACGAACATGGCGGTAACAGTAGTGTTGTTCATGAAAGCCGATACCACCCCCGTCACGAGCATGACGGTGAACAGCATCAGGTTGGTGCTCTTGTGTGCCAATCTTACCAGCCGCAGTACCACAAAATCCAGGATGCCGGTTTCCTGCAGGGCCGCACTCAGTATAAAGATGGAGGCAATAATGATGATAAAGTCGCTGCTGAAGCCTGCGAACGCCTCTTCAGCGGTAATGATGCGGGTGCTGGTGAGGATAATAAGCATCAGCAGTGTCACGATCTCCACAGAAATTTTTTCGGTGGCGAACAGCACCACCGCGACCAACAGCAGGCCTAGCACAAGGGCAATCTCCATAAAGTTTTGATGCGTTTGCTATACTTCGGGATGAGGTACAATCTCGGCTTTTACGCACAATCGCGGTGGCGGTTGCTTTGTGAAGAGCAGGCGATACTTACCATTGGTTTTAAAGAGCAGTTATGCTTGGGGACCAGTGAAATGTATTCATGCTCATAAAAGGAAAGAGACGCAAAATATTGCGTCTCTACAAATATAAACTAAAGGGATGGCATGTATCAATCCAGTGTGGCGGTTGCCTCCTCTATAGACTGCAGAATCACGGCGCAGGCTTCTCTTATCTCTGCTTCGGTGATAACCAGTGGAGGGGCGATGCGCATGGAGTTGTCGCAGAACAGGAACCAGTCGGTGAGCACACCGTTTTTGATGGCCAGGTCGATGACGGCTTTAAGTACCGGGAAACTCTCAAATTCCGCGGCCATCATCAAACCGCAGTTGCGAATCTCCTTGATGCGTGGGTGCACGAGCAGCTCACGGAACAGAGCGGCCTTTTCCGCCACACCGGCTAGCAGCCCATCCTCCTGAATGGTTTGCAAGGTAGCCAGCGACGCAGCGCAGGAAACAGGGTGCCCGCCGAAGGTGGTGCAGTGGCCAAGTATAGGGTCGTTTTTGAAAGCACCCATGATCTCCTGCGGCGCGATGAAGGCCCCGATCGGCATGCCGCCGCCCATGCCTTTGGCGCACAGTAGAATATCCGGTTCAATGCCGAACTGCTCAAAGGCCCAGAATGTGCCGGTGCGGCCAAAGCCGCATTGGATCTCGTCGAGTATCAGCAGGGCTCCCATCTCATCGCAACGGCGGCGCAGGTGCTGCAGGTAATTGTCCTGGGCCACCCGCACGCCAGCCTCGCCCTGCACTGTCTCAATAATCACAGCGGCGGTGCGTTGTGTAATGCTTTGCAGGTCGGGCAAGTGGTTGTATCGGATGTGGCGCACGCCGGGCAGCAGCGGGCGGAAAGCATTCTTAAAACCCTCGCTGCCGTTTACCGACAGGGCGCCCTGCGTGGAGCCGTGGTAGGCGTTGCGGCAGGAAATTAGTTCGGTGCGGCCGGTGTAGCGTTTGGCCAGTTTCAGGGCGCCTTCTACCGCCTCGGTACCTGAGTTCAGAAAGTACACGTTGTCCAGGCGCTTGGGCAGTGTCTGAGTCAGGGCGTGGGCCAACTGCGCCTGCGGTGCCTGCACAAACTCCCCATACACCATCAGGTGCATGTACTTGTCCAGCTGGTTGTGGATGGCCTTGAGCACGCGCGGGTGGCGGTGACCCACATTGCTCACGCCAATGCCCGAAATCAGGTCCAGGTAGCGCTCGCCGCCTGCCCCGTACATGTAAACGCCCTCTGCTTTCTCCACCTCAATCATAAGCGGGAAATCAGAGGTCTGCGCTACGTTTTGCAGAAACAATTGCCTCATCGAAATCATGGCGCAAAGGTACGCAATTAACTACAGACGCGGGAATTAAAGCCATCGGGGTACAGCAAAAACGAACGTACCTGGCAAGCTCTTAACTTTACAGGGATTGTGCAGGTGTTAAACAAACCATGCCATTTACTTAACCGTAAGTTTATAAAGTTGTACAAATCGCAGTATTTTCGGCTGTGCTACCACTTTCGTTTGGCTTCCCTC
Above is a window of Pontibacter akesuensis DNA encoding:
- a CDS encoding aspartate aminotransferase family protein, which gives rise to MSMRQLFLQNVAQTSDFPLMIEVEKAEGVYMYGAGGERYLDLISGIGVSNVGHRHPRVLKAIHNQLDKYMHLMVYGEFVQAPQAQLAHALTQTLPKRLDNVYFLNSGTEAVEGALKLAKRYTGRTELISCRNAYHGSTQGALSVNGSEGFKNAFRPLLPGVRHIRYNHLPDLQSITQRTAAVIIETVQGEAGVRVAQDNYLQHLRRRCDEMGALLILDEIQCGFGRTGTFWAFEQFGIEPDILLCAKGMGGGMPIGAFIAPQEIMGAFKNDPILGHCTTFGGHPVSCAASLATLQTIQEDGLLAGVAEKAALFRELLVHPRIKEIRNCGLMMAAEFESFPVLKAVIDLAIKNGVLTDWFLFCDNSMRIAPPLVITEAEIREACAVILQSIEEATATLD